One segment of Scyliorhinus torazame isolate Kashiwa2021f chromosome 14, sScyTor2.1, whole genome shotgun sequence DNA contains the following:
- the LOC140390040 gene encoding single-pass membrane and coiled-coil domain-containing protein 1-like isoform X2 — MHELSKSSNDCFEAVYSELRLYREKIQDSDSRLEKRIEELKTEFQELDHNAKELIQSFEPQCEIIAQEAGEDELWSSLLEDRLTRVEVNIFFSYVVDMLQSLHLCVLEKQPGFTSILPTLSSILRRKAWDMELEASWASVLSEFGLTESDVKALCAFFVTHCNEADYYPLKDRQIYSQNIQEVLDKAVPCRILHHCLLHLVQLAELGNSKVASEQQLVTRASPRRRPRPK; from the exons ATGCACGAACTCTCGAAAAGCTCCAATGACTGTTTTGAAGCTGTTTATTCTGAGTTAAGGTTATACAGAGAAAAGATTCAGGACTCTGACAGCAG ATTGGAGAAGAGGATAGAGGAATTGAAAACGGAATTCCAGGAACTAGATCATAATGCAAAGGAACTCATTCAATCTTTCGAACCACAATGTGAAATCATTGCTCAAGAAGCCGGAGAGGATGAGCTGTGGTCATCGCTCCTGGAAGACAG GCTCACACGTGTGGAAGTCAACATATTCTTCAGTTATGTTGTTGACATGCTTCAGTCTTTGCATCTTTGTGTGTTGGAGAAACAGCCAGGCTTTACCAGCATTCTGCCCACTCTGTCTTCTATACTGAGAAGGAAAGCTTGGGATATGGAGCTTGAGGCCAGCTGGGCAAGTGTGCTCTCTGAGTTTGGCCTGACCGAATCCGACGTAAAGGCTCTGTGTGCATTCTTTGTGACCCACTGCAATGAGGCTGACTATTacccactgaaggacagacagATATACAGTCAGAATATCCAGGAGGTGTTAGACAAAGCTGTGCCCTGCCGCATCCTACATCACTGTCTCCTCCATCTGGTGCAGTTGGCAGAATTAGGAAATAGTAAGGTGGCATCAGAGCAACAACTGGTCACGAGAGCAAGCCCACGAAGGAGACCAAGGCCAAAGTGA